One window of Myxococcus fulvus genomic DNA carries:
- a CDS encoding phage tail protein, protein MAIIGQPRSFHKRFKFLCEADGLGHSGFQKCSELSVEVANVQYFEGGSLIPNKSPGRLTFSDVTLERGATQDHELFDWFQDIVHTTSGLGLPDSLYKRNLDIVQQDRDGTTLRRWSLSWAWPVKFIAGEWDNESDENVIEAVTLTYDFLKSHKSPKERHT, encoded by the coding sequence ATGGCCATCATCGGACAGCCGCGCAGCTTCCATAAGCGCTTCAAGTTCCTCTGTGAGGCTGACGGCCTCGGGCACTCCGGTTTCCAGAAGTGCAGCGAGTTGTCCGTCGAGGTCGCCAACGTCCAATACTTCGAGGGCGGCAGCCTCATCCCCAACAAGTCGCCGGGGCGCCTCACCTTCAGTGACGTCACGCTCGAGCGGGGCGCCACGCAGGACCATGAGCTCTTCGACTGGTTCCAGGACATCGTGCACACCACCAGCGGCCTGGGCCTGCCGGACAGCCTCTACAAGCGCAACCTCGACATCGTCCAGCAGGACCGGGACGGCACCACGCTGCGTCGGTGGAGCCTCTCCTGGGCTTGGCCGGTGAAATTCATTGCGGGCGAGTGGGACAACGAGAGTGACGAGAACGTCATCGAGGCCGTCACACTCACCTACGATTTTTTGAAATCGCATAAATCCCCGAAAGAACGCCACACTTAA
- the tnpA gene encoding IS66 family insertion sequence element accessory protein TnpA, translating into MSKPVEKQEWFQVAEAFEASGLTQKEFSAQQGLRLSTLQSWVYRRRRQRPQKAAAVRLLPVEVSAAAKETPVQLEVELASGARLRFPSGADVDYVALLVTALSR; encoded by the coding sequence ATGTCGAAGCCGGTTGAGAAGCAGGAGTGGTTCCAGGTCGCCGAGGCATTCGAGGCGAGTGGCCTGACGCAGAAGGAGTTCTCCGCGCAGCAGGGCCTGAGGCTGAGCACGCTGCAGTCGTGGGTGTACCGTCGGCGCCGCCAGCGCCCGCAGAAGGCCGCTGCGGTGCGCCTGCTGCCGGTGGAGGTCTCCGCCGCAGCGAAGGAGACTCCCGTGCAGCTCGAGGTGGAGCTGGCGAGCGGAGCGCGGCTGCGGTTCCCATCGGGAGCCGACGTCGACTACGTCGCCTTGCTCGTCACCGCGCTGAGCAGGTGA